In Chitinispirillum alkaliphilum, a genomic segment contains:
- a CDS encoding SpoIID/LytB domain protein, translating to MNNLRKLKTSFAVVFSLTFGCSTPFLVPNPPGGIAPDMPAEAFKTEVDSAEDFISEEEIIDFSVAFREDTPRDSQKISDSFEEEKTVSYRYPPIRVEKRPVRVMIRRHARSKTIYTPSRATIRYRGGSVAFRGRVHVQALGDGSRISATVDGETRQIPLPCTLSLSSLMQFVEVGEDSYRGNLILLSEGRNSFSVVNVVGVEDYLRGVVPREIGRLGEPEMAAMKSQAVAARTYVYVRMKANRTRDFDVLSTVADQVYGGANDEYRYTDMAIRLTKDLVMAYGDEIIHAYYHSTCGGQTANVHEVWAQHSPYPYLRSVSDLNSEGVAYCHFSRLFTWEESWNLRQLSTILTNHSRDGRLTTPYSGAFRSINVNQRFSCGRIKSASINSSGGNFLAGGDRIRFLLRRNNNQQGILFSSNFTVKESDRNRLVVAGRGFGHGVGMCQVGAIGRSRAGYTFDRILRAYYSGVQIRTAVE from the coding sequence GTGAACAATCTCAGAAAACTTAAAACTTCTTTTGCTGTTGTCTTCTCTTTAACATTCGGGTGTTCAACTCCTTTTCTGGTGCCTAATCCACCAGGGGGGATTGCACCGGATATGCCTGCTGAAGCGTTTAAAACCGAAGTGGATTCTGCTGAAGACTTTATCTCTGAAGAGGAGATAATCGACTTCTCGGTTGCTTTCAGGGAAGACACACCCCGGGATTCCCAAAAAATTTCTGACAGTTTCGAGGAAGAAAAAACTGTTTCCTACAGATATCCACCCATAAGAGTCGAAAAAAGACCGGTACGGGTGATGATCAGGCGGCATGCGCGCTCAAAGACAATATACACACCATCCAGAGCTACCATAAGATACCGCGGGGGTAGTGTTGCTTTCAGGGGAAGAGTTCATGTTCAGGCTCTTGGTGATGGATCAAGGATAAGTGCAACTGTGGATGGAGAGACAAGGCAAATTCCCCTTCCCTGTACCCTGAGTTTAAGCAGTCTTATGCAGTTTGTTGAGGTGGGGGAGGATAGTTACAGAGGTAATTTGATTTTACTTTCAGAAGGCCGAAACAGCTTTTCTGTGGTAAATGTAGTGGGTGTTGAAGATTACTTAAGAGGGGTTGTCCCAAGGGAGATAGGGCGGCTTGGAGAGCCTGAGATGGCCGCCATGAAAAGTCAGGCAGTTGCAGCCCGCACCTACGTTTATGTGAGAATGAAAGCAAACAGAACCAGGGATTTTGATGTTCTGAGTACTGTTGCTGATCAGGTATACGGGGGGGCAAATGATGAATACCGTTATACCGACATGGCTATTAGGTTGACCAAGGATTTGGTTATGGCCTATGGGGACGAGATAATTCATGCCTACTATCACTCCACCTGCGGGGGGCAGACAGCTAATGTTCACGAGGTCTGGGCTCAGCACAGCCCCTACCCCTATTTGCGTTCTGTGTCGGATCTGAACTCAGAGGGCGTGGCCTATTGTCACTTCTCGCGCCTTTTTACCTGGGAAGAGAGCTGGAACCTCAGGCAGCTTTCCACTATTCTGACTAATCATTCCCGGGACGGAAGGCTTACCACTCCATACTCCGGGGCATTCAGATCAATAAATGTAAACCAGCGGTTTTCGTGCGGAAGAATTAAAAGCGCTTCCATTAACTCCTCGGGTGGGAATTTCCTCGCCGGTGGTGATAGAATCAGGTTCCTACTGCGGCGAAACAACAATCAGCAGGGTATATTGTTCAGCTCAAATTTCACAGTAAAGGAAAGTGACAGAAACAGACTGGTGGTCGCAGGCAGAGGATTTGGGCACGGTGTTGGGATGTGTCAGGTAGGGGCAATCGGCAGATCGAGGGCGGGCTACACCTTTGACCGCATTTTAAGAGCTTACTATTCAGGGGTCCAGATTCGTACCGCCGTTGAATAA
- a CDS encoding Peptide deformylase, whose translation MLELCLYGDPVLRKKALPVEHFDDALRSFVEEMVEAMQREDGVGLAAPQVGKSVRVVVIDTSGGEEDPYVLINPEIVYSSEEKQDYDEGCLSIPGITLTVNRPETVSVKAQDENGREYLIENARGLLARALQHEIDHLNGILFIDHVSPLQRSLISGKLKKISRARREQSQKT comes from the coding sequence ATGTTAGAACTATGTTTATATGGAGACCCTGTTCTCAGAAAAAAAGCTCTGCCTGTAGAGCATTTCGATGACGCTCTGCGTAGCTTTGTTGAGGAGATGGTTGAGGCTATGCAAAGGGAGGATGGAGTTGGACTTGCCGCACCGCAGGTGGGTAAGAGTGTAAGAGTGGTGGTCATAGACACAAGCGGGGGGGAAGAAGATCCCTATGTACTGATTAATCCCGAAATAGTATATTCTTCTGAAGAAAAGCAAGATTACGATGAGGGGTGTCTCAGTATTCCTGGTATCACTCTTACTGTTAATCGTCCTGAAACTGTTTCTGTGAAAGCTCAGGATGAAAATGGCAGAGAGTACCTGATTGAAAATGCCAGGGGACTTCTGGCGCGTGCTTTGCAACACGAAATCGATCACTTGAACGGTATTCTTTTTATCGATCATGTCTCGCCCCTTCAGCGCAGTCTTATAAGCGGAAAACTGAAGAAAATCTCCAGGGCACGACGTGAACAATCTCAGAAAACTTAA
- a CDS encoding Preprotein translocase subunit YajC, translated as MNTRIFSVMAIPFFAQVVQAQETQPAPGPGNFLIMMIPILLIVYFLMIVPEKKKQKARQLMLQNVKKGDRVVTVGGIVGTIGNTKGDNLTIKTGENTVIEVTKSSVSSVITDENK; from the coding sequence ATGAATACACGTATCTTTTCCGTTATGGCGATCCCGTTTTTTGCTCAGGTTGTACAGGCACAGGAAACCCAGCCGGCTCCTGGACCCGGTAATTTTCTTATAATGATGATTCCTATTCTTCTGATTGTTTATTTCCTTATGATCGTCCCTGAAAAAAAGAAGCAGAAAGCGCGTCAGCTTATGTTACAGAATGTTAAAAAAGGGGACAGGGTCGTTACCGTCGGGGGGATTGTGGGAACTATCGGCAATACCAAAGGGGATAACCTTACTATTAAAACTGGTGAAAATACTGTAATTGAAGTTACCAAATCATCGGTTTCATCCGTAATAACAGATGAAAACAAATAG
- a CDS encoding amidohydrolase, which yields MNTIYFARYIYLESGEILLNGAVSVSGNRIVDVAPRGRIKRNRNDRVVNLGNLLLLPGFINMHTHLEECVARGSTKEPNETFTKFLQQKNRRVQETPEEVKLASMRLNVRELLAEGVTSVVDSSSSQLSLNILKEENIRSWVISEIHDNSTKIVLPQLNESDRNREKNLFMSSGIGPHALFSLTPQKQKKIINFTYENDCIWMTHLAESSEELQAFSEQSGDLFSHMTEKKEWPFKNSPHGSAHHAIRHNLIPSNGICIHCNYLNGHELTLLAAKRISVVLCNQYTQMMNHKSFPLEVALNRGVSICLGTEGVAAAGEMSLFDELFSLRMAHPHIPAREMLKWVTTNPAAALRMSEHLGSISPGKLADIIGVRFAYDTSQDLLEEMLMEDPEIQFVLIDGEEVIVNY from the coding sequence ATGAACACAATCTATTTTGCCCGCTATATATATCTGGAAAGTGGAGAAATTCTTTTAAACGGAGCCGTTTCGGTCAGCGGTAACCGCATAGTCGATGTTGCTCCCCGGGGCAGAATAAAAAGAAACAGAAATGACAGAGTCGTCAACCTTGGTAACCTGCTGCTTCTGCCCGGGTTTATTAATATGCACACCCATCTGGAAGAGTGTGTAGCCAGGGGCAGCACCAAAGAGCCAAATGAAACATTCACGAAGTTTTTACAACAGAAGAACAGGCGTGTACAGGAGACCCCTGAAGAGGTAAAGCTTGCCTCGATGCGTCTGAATGTGCGTGAACTTCTGGCTGAAGGGGTCACCTCCGTGGTTGATTCAAGCAGCAGCCAGCTGTCCTTAAATATCCTGAAAGAAGAAAACATCAGGTCCTGGGTTATAAGCGAGATCCACGACAACAGCACAAAGATAGTTTTGCCCCAACTGAACGAATCAGACAGAAACAGAGAAAAAAATCTCTTCATGAGCAGCGGGATCGGACCACATGCATTATTTTCTCTCACTCCACAGAAACAGAAAAAAATCATAAATTTCACCTACGAAAATGATTGCATCTGGATGACTCATCTTGCAGAAAGTTCAGAAGAACTACAGGCATTCTCTGAACAGAGCGGGGATCTATTTTCCCACATGACAGAAAAAAAAGAGTGGCCATTTAAAAACTCCCCCCATGGCTCTGCACACCATGCAATCAGACACAACCTCATCCCTTCAAATGGGATATGCATACACTGCAATTATCTAAACGGTCATGAACTGACACTGCTTGCAGCAAAACGGATATCTGTTGTGCTGTGTAATCAGTATACCCAAATGATGAATCATAAGAGTTTTCCTCTTGAAGTGGCACTGAACAGAGGGGTGTCCATATGCCTTGGAACAGAGGGGGTTGCAGCAGCCGGCGAGATGAGTTTGTTTGATGAGCTGTTCAGCCTGAGGATGGCCCACCCTCATATCCCTGCAAGAGAGATGCTTAAATGGGTAACAACCAATCCTGCTGCAGCATTAAGAATGTCAGAACATCTGGGTTCAATATCCCCGGGAAAACTTGCAGACATAATCGGCGTCAGGTTTGCCTACGATACATCCCAGGATCTTCTTGAGGAGATGCTCATGGAAGACCCTGAGATACAGTTCGTCCTGATAGACGGAGAAGAGGTTATTGTAAACTATTAG
- a CDS encoding Ribosomal RNA small subunit methyltransferase B produces the protein MNTRQLVLKVLSEYDSRPGDLDSITDRVLKNVKIDHRDRRFVFELVYGVMRFKLYLDYIIDQFLTIEENLQSPTLRRILQIGVYQIMFMDKVPDHAAVNESVNIAKGQPDTKAASGVVNAVLRNVINKKRQITLPDPQKDLCRRLSVEYSHPEWMVERWLKQIGLSKTKKLLAFNNKKPAIYLRRKIREISRQQFEADVRTLCEPATGYLNLYYKMKKPLDPQNIRLLKMGLCNVQAPSSGWVTAMMDVQRAEHILDLCSAPGGKTVLMAEIAQEQGSVVACELKIHRLLKVIQNYKRMGLENIYPIACDGTHPPFTGHFDKVLLDAPCTGSGVLQRHPDGRWTRKPSDIESVVNLQRKLMESAASTIGTAGVMVYSTCSIEPEENEQQVEWFLSSHPDFKLDEAPESVPGMFIDNSGCLRITPYDHELDGMFAARFVKQ, from the coding sequence ATGAACACGCGGCAGCTTGTATTAAAAGTTTTGTCTGAATACGATTCACGTCCGGGAGATCTTGACTCCATAACCGACAGGGTCTTAAAAAATGTAAAGATCGATCACCGGGATAGAAGGTTTGTCTTTGAACTTGTATATGGTGTAATGCGGTTCAAACTATATCTGGATTATATAATCGATCAGTTCCTGACTATAGAAGAAAACCTCCAGTCACCAACTCTGAGGCGGATTCTTCAGATCGGGGTGTACCAGATTATGTTTATGGATAAGGTTCCGGACCATGCTGCAGTTAATGAGTCTGTAAATATCGCCAAGGGGCAGCCTGACACCAAAGCTGCTTCAGGGGTAGTTAATGCTGTGTTGAGGAATGTGATAAATAAAAAGCGTCAAATCACTCTTCCCGATCCGCAAAAAGATCTTTGTCGCAGATTGTCTGTTGAGTACTCGCACCCCGAATGGATGGTAGAGAGGTGGCTTAAGCAGATCGGTTTGTCAAAAACCAAAAAGCTGCTTGCCTTCAATAATAAAAAGCCGGCCATCTATTTGAGACGAAAAATTCGTGAAATATCCCGCCAGCAGTTTGAAGCCGATGTGCGCACACTGTGTGAACCGGCAACGGGGTATTTGAATCTTTATTACAAAATGAAAAAACCGCTCGATCCTCAAAATATTCGTCTTTTGAAAATGGGGCTTTGCAATGTACAGGCCCCTTCATCCGGCTGGGTAACTGCGATGATGGATGTGCAGAGGGCTGAGCATATACTGGACCTCTGTTCTGCTCCGGGTGGAAAAACTGTTCTTATGGCTGAAATTGCTCAGGAACAGGGATCCGTTGTGGCATGCGAGCTGAAAATACACCGGTTGCTCAAAGTTATTCAAAACTATAAACGCATGGGACTTGAAAATATATATCCAATCGCCTGTGATGGAACACATCCGCCTTTCACTGGACATTTTGATAAGGTCCTTCTCGATGCACCCTGCACGGGTAGCGGTGTGTTGCAGCGCCATCCTGACGGACGCTGGACACGTAAACCAAGTGATATAGAGTCTGTAGTGAACTTACAGAGAAAGCTGATGGAAAGTGCTGCTTCCACTATAGGAACCGCTGGGGTAATGGTCTATTCAACCTGCTCCATTGAACCTGAGGAAAATGAACAGCAGGTTGAGTGGTTCCTCTCTTCTCATCCGGACTTCAAACTCGATGAGGCGCCTGAATCTGTTCCCGGTATGTTTATCGATAACAGCGGGTGTTTAAGAATTACACCTTACGATCATGAGCTTGATGGTATGTTTGCAGCACGATTTGTAAAACAGTAG
- a CDS encoding Methionyl-tRNA formyltransferase has protein sequence MGSAEFGIPALEHLRKSEQVVGIVTTPAKPKGRGLKMCHSPVYEYAEKEGVHPLMTPSDLKTAEFTDQLKALDADLFVVVAYRILPREVFSIPRLGTVNIHASLLPKYRGAAPIHRAIEAGERETGVTVFRINEGIDAGEILIQKKIGIKPQECTPDLYQRLTHLGAEGLMEAIDGIKSGNLKPQKQDEEKITRAPKLRREEAFVDWNLSAEQIYNKIRAFKPFPGTCTNLQGKRLGIEWAQVTDCREGSEPGSVVEIGKDYFSVKCARGCLKILEVKPEGRKKMSVEAFLLGNRLTEGSKLQ, from the coding sequence ATGGGCTCTGCAGAATTTGGGATTCCCGCTCTGGAGCACCTCAGAAAATCTGAGCAGGTAGTGGGTATTGTGACCACGCCAGCAAAACCAAAGGGCAGGGGGTTGAAGATGTGTCACTCTCCTGTATATGAGTATGCGGAAAAAGAGGGGGTACATCCGCTCATGACCCCTTCTGATCTGAAGACTGCGGAATTTACCGATCAGCTCAAAGCGCTCGATGCTGATCTTTTCGTAGTGGTTGCATACAGAATTTTGCCCAGAGAGGTTTTCTCAATTCCCAGACTGGGCACTGTTAATATCCACGCCTCTTTGTTGCCCAAATACCGGGGAGCTGCCCCTATCCACAGGGCAATTGAAGCGGGGGAGAGAGAAACAGGTGTGACTGTTTTCAGAATAAATGAAGGGATAGATGCCGGGGAGATTCTGATTCAGAAAAAAATTGGCATTAAGCCTCAGGAGTGCACTCCTGATCTGTATCAGAGGCTAACCCATTTGGGTGCAGAGGGGCTGATGGAGGCAATAGATGGAATTAAAAGCGGCAATCTCAAACCCCAAAAACAGGATGAGGAGAAAATCACCAGGGCTCCAAAGTTGCGAAGAGAAGAGGCTTTTGTAGACTGGAATCTCTCTGCTGAGCAGATATACAACAAAATCCGTGCATTTAAACCTTTTCCCGGGACCTGTACCAACCTGCAGGGTAAACGTTTGGGAATCGAATGGGCTCAGGTCACAGATTGCAGGGAAGGCTCTGAGCCGGGAAGTGTTGTGGAGATTGGGAAAGATTATTTTAGCGTAAAATGTGCCCGGGGCTGTCTTAAAATTCTGGAAGTAAAACCCGAGGGGCGAAAAAAAATGAGTGTTGAAGCATTTCTGCTGGGGAACCGATTAACAGAAGGAAGTAAACTGCAATGA